The following are encoded together in the Streptomyces sp. NBC_00341 genome:
- a CDS encoding prenyltransferase/squalene oxidase repeat-containing protein encodes MTVRRSAAALAATAAVLCAAAAAAPAAIAAPSPSPSPSTALPSGLYGTADPTYDGVWRQSLAFVSQRAVGVMPAAKAVDWLVGQQCDSGAFAAYRSDPSVPCDAKTTIDTNATAAAVQALHEVGKHEELVANGLDWLKSVQNEDGGWGYTAGSPSDANSTSIVIGALARAGERLGDITTHGGKTPYDALLTFAIPCGGKDGGAFAYQPDKAGKLAANGDATAAGVLGSLGKGLVVGDTAAAKAPTCRTSNPLRPERAAQNGAHYLAGALAKTGHLDQPPMPGAEDSAPQPDFGNTADAVVALSASGHKDKAAASVNWLAKNSAGWAAQSGPAAYAQLVMAAHATGADVHDFGGADLVTQLNATGPAPASVSKPKPVATEEEKKDSGDGDGIGGLWWFVGIGLAVGAGAGFLISGRRKNRQL; translated from the coding sequence TCTCCGTCCCCGTCCACGGCGCTGCCCTCGGGGCTGTACGGCACGGCGGACCCGACGTACGACGGGGTGTGGCGGCAGTCGCTGGCCTTCGTCTCGCAGCGGGCCGTGGGCGTCATGCCCGCCGCGAAGGCCGTGGACTGGCTGGTCGGGCAGCAGTGCGACAGCGGGGCGTTCGCCGCGTACCGCTCCGACCCCTCCGTGCCGTGCGACGCCAAGACCACCATCGACACCAACGCGACGGCGGCCGCAGTACAGGCGCTGCACGAGGTCGGCAAGCACGAGGAGCTCGTCGCCAACGGGCTCGACTGGCTGAAGTCCGTCCAGAACGAGGACGGCGGCTGGGGGTACACCGCCGGCAGCCCGAGCGACGCGAACTCCACCTCGATCGTGATCGGCGCCCTCGCCCGCGCCGGGGAGCGGCTCGGCGACATCACGACGCACGGCGGCAAGACCCCCTACGACGCCCTGCTCACCTTCGCCATCCCCTGCGGCGGCAAGGACGGCGGCGCCTTCGCCTACCAGCCCGACAAGGCCGGCAAGCTCGCCGCCAACGGCGACGCCACCGCCGCGGGCGTGCTCGGCTCGCTCGGCAAGGGGCTCGTCGTCGGGGACACCGCCGCGGCCAAGGCCCCCACCTGCAGGACCAGCAACCCGCTCAGGCCGGAGCGGGCCGCCCAGAACGGCGCCCACTACCTCGCCGGGGCCCTCGCGAAGACCGGGCACCTCGACCAGCCGCCGATGCCGGGGGCCGAGGACAGCGCCCCGCAGCCCGACTTCGGCAACACCGCCGACGCGGTCGTCGCCCTCTCCGCCTCCGGGCACAAGGACAAGGCCGCCGCCTCGGTGAACTGGCTGGCGAAGAACTCCGCCGGCTGGGCCGCGCAGAGCGGCCCCGCCGCCTACGCCCAGCTGGTCATGGCCGCCCACGCGACCGGCGCCGACGTGCACGACTTCGGCGGCGCCGACCTCGTCACCCAGCTGAACGCGACCGGGCCCGCGCCCGCCTCCGTGTCGAAGCCGAAGCCGGTCGCCACCGAGGAGGAGAAGAAGGACAGCGGCGACGGGGACGGGATCGGCGGTCTCTGGTGGTTCGTCGGGATCGGGCTCGCCGTCGGCGCCGGCGCCGGATTCCTGATCAGCGGCCGCCGCAAGAACCGGCAGCTGTGA
- a CDS encoding SCO2322 family protein has translation MSGRGRATVLLVVLGALLSVLGAGTAQAAGYRYWSFWEGSGSGWAYATQGPSLVRPDDGSVQGFRFAVSADSQDAAKPRRSPDFAKICADTPAEDGSKRVALVIDPGNAADAPQGETPPPPRTACARVPKDASSAEALASVAKPLRYGSDALLCAISGYPVAGCGEQVSGTTGTESGRATASAPTSASASPSGSGGSGGGGPSAGVLFGVGAVLLLGIAAVAQARRRRG, from the coding sequence GTGAGCGGGCGCGGACGGGCCACCGTACTGCTGGTGGTCCTGGGCGCCCTCCTGTCCGTGCTCGGCGCGGGGACGGCCCAGGCGGCCGGTTACCGCTACTGGTCCTTCTGGGAGGGCTCCGGCAGCGGGTGGGCGTACGCCACCCAGGGGCCGTCCCTGGTCCGGCCGGACGACGGCTCCGTGCAGGGCTTCCGGTTCGCCGTGAGCGCCGACTCCCAGGACGCGGCGAAACCGCGCCGCTCCCCCGACTTCGCGAAGATCTGCGCGGACACCCCCGCCGAGGACGGCAGCAAGCGGGTCGCGCTCGTCATCGACCCCGGCAACGCCGCCGACGCGCCGCAGGGCGAGACCCCGCCCCCGCCGCGTACCGCGTGCGCACGGGTCCCGAAGGACGCGAGCAGCGCGGAGGCGCTCGCCTCCGTGGCCAAGCCGCTGCGGTACGGGAGTGACGCGCTGCTCTGCGCGATCTCCGGCTACCCGGTCGCCGGGTGCGGTGAGCAGGTCTCGGGAACCACCGGTACCGAGAGCGGCCGGGCCACGGCGTCCGCGCCCACGTCTGCTTCCGCTTCCCCTTCCGGCAGCGGTGGCTCCGGCGGCGGCGGTCCGTCCGCCGGGGTGCTCTTCGGGGTCGGCGCCGTCCTTCTGCTCGGCATCGCCGCAGTCGCACAGGCCCGCCGCCGCCGCGGATGA
- a CDS encoding energy-coupling factor transporter transmembrane component T: MNGSTDGPGNAPVAVAPVPVWRAPAATRSNALPAGAWWLWALGLATAASRTTNPLLLGLLVGVAGYVVAARRTDAPWARSYGAFIKIGLFVIGVRLLFSVFLGSPIPGTHVVFTLPEVPLPDWAKGVRIGGRVTAEQLLFALYDGAKLATLLICVGAANSLANPARLLKSLPGALYEAGVAVVVAMTFAPNLVADVVRLRTARRLRGRPTGGVGAVLQIGLPVLEGALERSVAVAASMDARGYGRTAEVPAAVRHTTNALTLGGLLGVCAGTYGLLAAQGAVYGLPLLIAGLVAAMAGLRLGGRRSVRTRYRPDRWGVRAWLVAGSGAAVAVAMIWAGGADPEALHPGVVPLTAPVLPLWPAAAVLIGLLPALVAPVPPSPTGFEEQL; the protein is encoded by the coding sequence ATGAACGGCTCGACGGACGGCCCCGGGAACGCTCCGGTGGCCGTCGCCCCGGTCCCGGTCTGGCGCGCCCCCGCCGCGACCCGGAGCAACGCGCTGCCCGCCGGGGCGTGGTGGCTGTGGGCGCTGGGGCTCGCCACCGCCGCGTCCCGGACGACCAACCCGCTGCTGCTCGGCCTGCTGGTGGGCGTGGCGGGGTACGTGGTGGCCGCGCGCCGCACGGACGCGCCGTGGGCCCGCTCGTACGGGGCGTTCATCAAGATCGGGCTGTTCGTCATCGGGGTGCGGCTGCTCTTCTCCGTCTTCCTCGGCTCCCCGATCCCGGGTACGCACGTGGTCTTCACGCTGCCGGAGGTGCCGCTGCCGGACTGGGCGAAGGGGGTGCGGATCGGTGGCCGGGTCACGGCCGAGCAGCTGCTGTTCGCGCTGTACGACGGGGCGAAGCTGGCCACCCTGCTGATCTGCGTCGGCGCGGCGAACTCGCTCGCCAACCCGGCCCGGCTGCTGAAGTCGCTGCCCGGTGCGCTGTACGAGGCCGGAGTGGCCGTCGTCGTCGCGATGACGTTCGCCCCGAACCTGGTCGCCGACGTGGTGCGGCTGCGCACCGCCCGGCGGCTGCGCGGCCGGCCGACCGGTGGCGTCGGGGCGGTGCTCCAGATCGGGCTGCCGGTCCTGGAGGGCGCGCTGGAGCGTTCGGTCGCGGTGGCGGCCTCGATGGACGCGCGCGGCTACGGGCGCACCGCCGAGGTACCGGCCGCCGTCCGGCACACCACGAACGCCCTCACCCTGGGCGGGCTGCTCGGGGTCTGCGCCGGTACCTACGGGCTGCTGGCCGCGCAGGGCGCGGTGTACGGGCTGCCGCTGCTGATCGCCGGGCTGGTCGCGGCGATGGCCGGGCTGCGCCTGGGCGGGAGGCGTTCGGTGCGGACCCGCTACCGGCCCGACCGGTGGGGGGTGCGGGCCTGGCTGGTCGCGGGCTCCGGTGCGGCGGTCGCGGTGGCGATGATCTGGGCGGGCGGCGCCGATCCCGAGGCGCTGCACCCCGGAGTCGTACCGCTGACCGCGCCGGTGCTGCCGCTGTGGCCCGCCGCCGCGGTGCTGATCGGTCTGCTGCCCGCGCTGGTCGCGCCCGTCCCGCCTTCCCCCACGGGCTTCGAGGAGCAGCTGTGA
- a CDS encoding ABC transporter ATP-binding protein, translating into MIRFDDVSVRYEGAGRPALSGVDLTVPEGELVLLIGPSGVGKSTLLGAVSGLVPHFTGGRLTGRVTVGGRDTRTHKPRELADLVGTVGQDPLSHFVTDTVEDELAYGMESLGLAPDVMRRRVEETLDLLGLAGLRDRPIATLSGGQQQRVAIGSVLTPHPRVLVLDEPTSALDPAAAEEVLAVLQRLVHDLGTTVLMAEHRLERVVQYADQVVLLPSPGAAPVMGTPADVMALSPVHPPVVALGRLAGWDPLPLSVRDARRRAPGMRERLAGMEPVPVGGAAGPSLPSGVTAAAPRPAAHRSGLGRLLGLVPREAAAPEPVTDATARIERLGVRRGRIEALRRVTLTVAPGETVALMGRNGAGKSTLLAALVGMVEPTSGSVLVGGRTPHRTPPREMVRRVGLVPQEPRDLLYADTVAAECAAADADAGAAPGSCRALVSELLPDVPDTTHPRDLSEGQRLALALALVLTARPPLLLLDEPTRGLDYAAKARLVGVLRALAAQGHAIVLATHDVELAAELAHRVVILADGEVVADGPTPQVVVSSPAFAPQIAKILAPQEWLTVTQVRAALGGGA; encoded by the coding sequence GTGATCCGGTTCGACGATGTTTCCGTGCGGTACGAGGGGGCCGGGCGCCCCGCCCTGTCGGGGGTCGATCTGACCGTTCCCGAGGGTGAGCTGGTGCTGCTCATCGGCCCCTCGGGGGTCGGCAAGTCGACTTTGCTGGGTGCCGTGTCGGGTCTGGTGCCGCACTTCACCGGGGGGCGGCTGACCGGGCGGGTCACCGTCGGCGGGCGCGACACCCGCACGCACAAGCCGCGCGAGCTGGCGGATCTCGTCGGCACGGTGGGCCAGGACCCGCTCTCCCACTTCGTGACCGACACAGTCGAGGACGAGCTGGCGTACGGCATGGAGTCGCTGGGCCTGGCCCCTGACGTGATGCGGCGGCGGGTCGAGGAGACCCTCGACCTGCTGGGCCTGGCCGGGCTGCGGGACCGGCCGATCGCCACGCTCTCCGGCGGCCAGCAGCAGCGGGTCGCGATCGGCTCCGTCCTCACCCCGCACCCCCGGGTCCTGGTGCTGGACGAGCCGACGTCCGCGCTGGACCCGGCGGCGGCGGAGGAGGTCCTCGCGGTCCTCCAGCGGCTCGTCCACGACCTGGGCACCACGGTCCTGATGGCCGAGCACCGGCTGGAGCGCGTCGTGCAGTACGCCGACCAGGTCGTCCTGCTGCCCTCGCCGGGCGCCGCCCCGGTGATGGGCACCCCCGCCGATGTCATGGCCCTCTCCCCGGTGCATCCGCCGGTCGTGGCGCTCGGGCGGCTGGCGGGCTGGGACCCGCTGCCGCTCTCGGTACGGGACGCCCGGCGGCGGGCCCCCGGGATGCGGGAGCGGCTGGCGGGTATGGAGCCGGTCCCGGTCGGTGGTGCGGCCGGGCCGTCGCTGCCGTCCGGGGTGACGGCCGCCGCCCCCCGCCCCGCCGCGCACCGGTCAGGGCTGGGCAGACTGCTCGGCCTGGTCCCCCGGGAGGCCGCCGCGCCCGAGCCCGTCACCGACGCCACCGCCCGGATCGAGCGCCTCGGGGTGCGGCGCGGCCGGATCGAGGCGCTGCGCCGGGTCACGCTCACCGTCGCGCCCGGCGAGACCGTCGCGCTCATGGGACGTAACGGAGCGGGCAAGTCCACCCTGCTCGCCGCCCTCGTCGGCATGGTCGAGCCCACCTCCGGCAGCGTCCTGGTCGGCGGCCGGACCCCGCACCGCACGCCGCCGCGCGAGATGGTGCGCCGGGTCGGGCTCGTACCGCAGGAACCGCGCGACCTGCTGTACGCGGACACGGTCGCCGCCGAGTGCGCGGCGGCGGACGCCGACGCGGGCGCCGCACCGGGCAGCTGCCGGGCCCTGGTCTCCGAGCTGCTGCCGGACGTACCCGACACCACCCACCCCCGCGATCTCTCCGAGGGCCAGCGCCTCGCCCTGGCCCTCGCCCTCGTGCTCACCGCCCGGCCCCCGCTGCTGCTCCTGGACGAGCCGACCCGTGGCCTGGACTACGCGGCGAAGGCCAGGCTCGTCGGGGTGCTGCGCGCGCTGGCGGCGCAGGGCCACGCGATCGTGCTGGCCACGCACGATGTGGAGCTGGCCGCCGAGCTGGCGCACCGGGTGGTGATCCTGGCCGACGGGGAGGTGGTGGCGGACGGGCCGACCCCACAGGTCGTGGTCTCCTCCCCGGCGTTCGCCCCGCAGATCGCGAAGATCCTGGCCCCTCAGGAGTGGCTCACCGTGACCCAGGTGCGCGCGGCGCTGGGGGGTGGCGCGTGA
- a CDS encoding ECF transporter S component produces MSGTTGRSARPVRLGPRAVAALVLISAIGVVAFGWPLLAGADSGLAHAQDAPWLFAALLPLLVGVVVAMIADAGLDAKAVAMLGVLAAVGAALRPLGAGTAGLEPMFFLMVLSGRVLGPGFGFVLGSVTMFASALLTGGVGPWMPFQMLSMGWFTMGAGLLPAPDRLRGRAELLMLAAYGAVAAFAYGTIMNLYGWTIVPGLGSGISFHPGDPLGDNLVRFLAYCTATSVGWDLGRAVLTVVLTLTVGAALLKALRRATRRAAFEAQVTFDVPAE; encoded by the coding sequence GTGAGCGGCACGACGGGCCGGAGCGCCCGGCCGGTGCGGCTCGGGCCGCGGGCCGTCGCCGCGCTGGTGCTGATCAGCGCGATCGGGGTGGTCGCCTTCGGCTGGCCGCTGCTGGCCGGGGCCGATTCGGGTCTCGCGCACGCGCAGGACGCGCCGTGGTTGTTCGCCGCGCTGCTGCCGCTGCTGGTCGGGGTGGTGGTCGCGATGATCGCGGACGCCGGGCTGGACGCGAAGGCGGTGGCGATGCTGGGGGTGCTGGCCGCCGTCGGCGCGGCGCTGCGGCCGCTGGGGGCGGGCACGGCGGGGCTGGAGCCGATGTTCTTCCTGATGGTGCTGAGCGGTCGGGTGCTGGGGCCAGGGTTCGGATTCGTGCTGGGCTCGGTGACGATGTTCGCGTCCGCGCTGCTGACCGGCGGGGTGGGCCCGTGGATGCCGTTCCAGATGCTGTCGATGGGCTGGTTCACGATGGGCGCGGGCCTGCTGCCCGCACCGGACCGGCTGCGCGGGCGCGCCGAGCTGCTGATGCTGGCGGCGTACGGGGCGGTCGCGGCGTTCGCGTACGGGACGATCATGAATCTGTACGGCTGGACCATCGTGCCGGGCCTCGGCTCGGGGATCTCCTTCCATCCCGGTGACCCGCTCGGCGACAACCTGGTGCGCTTCCTCGCCTACTGCACGGCCACCTCGGTCGGCTGGGACCTGGGCCGGGCCGTGCTCACCGTCGTACTGACGCTGACGGTCGGGGCGGCGCTGCTGAAGGCGCTGCGCAGGGCCACCCGGCGTGCCGCCTTCGAGGCCCAGGTCACATTCGACGTCCCGGCTGAGTGA
- a CDS encoding transglycosylase SLT domain-containing protein, producing the protein MSFASTLIAKPRNARRKTVMAGAAVLLSVGGVAVGATSAMAAPSAAPTSAGGSAQDTARQMIGDEAQFQCFSNIVSHESGWNPSATNASSGAYGLVQALPGSKMASAGSDWQTNASTQIKWGMDYMNSRYGSPCGAWSFWQANSWY; encoded by the coding sequence GTGTCGTTCGCCAGCACCCTTATCGCCAAGCCCCGCAACGCCCGTCGCAAGACCGTCATGGCCGGCGCAGCCGTCCTCCTGAGCGTCGGCGGTGTGGCCGTGGGCGCGACCTCCGCCATGGCGGCCCCGTCCGCCGCGCCGACGTCCGCCGGCGGCAGTGCCCAGGACACGGCCAGGCAGATGATCGGTGACGAGGCGCAGTTCCAGTGCTTCAGCAACATCGTCAGCCACGAGAGTGGCTGGAACCCGAGCGCGACCAATGCCTCCTCCGGCGCCTACGGCCTGGTCCAGGCCCTGCCCGGTTCGAAGATGGCGTCCGCCGGTTCCGACTGGCAGACCAACGCCTCCACCCAGATCAAGTGGGGCATGGACTACATGAACTCCCGCTACGGCAGCCCGTGCGGCGCCTGGTCGTTCTGGCAGGCCAACAGCTGGTACTGA
- a CDS encoding alpha/beta hydrolase, with protein MGMENNASNSARTKATRRLLAAATVVVLAALGTVPATAAGHQTPGRTGSAPAAQRHDARGELLALTPVARHDRDGVADFLATAGMDTGTVRHGVRAYRLTYRTVTPQGAPTTATGLLVLPEGGAHRLDLVSDTHGTMAHRDYAPSATEDSGRYAAYLQASAGRAVAAPDYLGLGKGPGFHPYMDTGSAVTASLDMLRASRTAAQRLGRPLTGDVYASGFSQGGQVAMALGKALEGGADRRFTLRALAPVSGPYDLEHAETPAIFDGRVNSTSALFYMTYFLTAQNRLHPLWKDPSEAFREPYAGIVDGLFDTNHYEEEIIPALPATLKELLTEDYYEKIQHPTGALLAAIRAQDGNCAWKPDVPVRLYSSSGDTDVPIANARSCAADLAWRGVRAPVIDQGSTTHNETYLKSGPQIVRWFDAESARH; from the coding sequence ATGGGCATGGAAAACAACGCGAGCAACTCCGCCCGGACGAAAGCCACTCGACGCCTCCTGGCCGCCGCCACCGTGGTGGTCCTCGCCGCACTGGGCACGGTTCCCGCCACGGCGGCCGGGCACCAGACGCCCGGCAGGACCGGGTCCGCACCCGCCGCCCAGCGGCACGACGCCAGAGGCGAACTCCTCGCGCTCACCCCCGTCGCCCGCCACGACCGGGACGGCGTCGCGGACTTCCTCGCCACGGCCGGCATGGATACGGGCACCGTCAGACACGGCGTCCGGGCCTACCGGCTCACCTACCGCACCGTCACCCCGCAGGGCGCGCCCACCACCGCCACCGGCCTCCTCGTGCTCCCCGAGGGCGGCGCCCACCGGCTGGACCTGGTCTCCGACACCCACGGCACGATGGCCCACCGCGACTACGCGCCCTCGGCCACGGAGGACTCCGGGCGCTACGCCGCCTACCTCCAGGCCTCGGCCGGCCGGGCGGTCGCCGCCCCCGACTACCTGGGCCTGGGCAAGGGCCCCGGCTTCCACCCGTACATGGACACCGGGTCCGCCGTCACCGCGTCGCTCGACATGCTCCGCGCCTCGCGCACCGCCGCCCAGCGGCTGGGCCGCCCGCTCACCGGCGACGTGTACGCGAGCGGCTTCTCGCAGGGCGGCCAGGTCGCCATGGCACTCGGCAAGGCCCTGGAGGGCGGCGCGGACCGGCGGTTCACCCTGCGGGCCCTGGCCCCCGTCTCCGGACCGTACGACCTGGAGCACGCGGAGACGCCCGCCATCTTCGACGGCAGGGTCAACAGCACCAGCGCCCTCTTCTACATGACCTACTTCCTCACCGCGCAGAACCGCCTCCACCCGCTCTGGAAGGACCCCTCGGAGGCGTTCCGGGAGCCGTACGCCGGCATCGTCGACGGCCTCTTCGACACCAACCACTACGAGGAGGAGATCATCCCGGCCCTCCCCGCGACGCTGAAGGAACTGCTCACGGAGGACTACTACGAGAAGATCCAGCACCCGACCGGCGCCCTGCTCGCGGCCATCCGCGCCCAGGACGGCAACTGCGCCTGGAAGCCCGACGTACCGGTGCGGCTCTACTCCTCCTCCGGCGACACCGACGTACCCATCGCCAACGCCCGCAGCTGCGCGGCCGACCTGGCGTGGCGGGGTGTGCGGGCGCCGGTGATCGACCAGGGATCGACCACCCACAACGAGACCTACCTGAAGTCGGGTCCGCAGATCGTGCGCTGGTTCGACGCCGAATCGGCCCGGCACTGA
- a CDS encoding steroid 3-ketoacyl-CoA thiolase produces MAAEPVIVEAVRTPIGRRSGALANLHPAYLLGETYRELLGRTGIQADCVEQIVGGTVTHAGEQSMNPARNAWLTVGLPYETAATTVDCQCGSSQQASHMVANMIAAGVIDVGISCGVEAMSRVPLGSGSKHGPGKPWPDEWNVDLPNQFEAAERIARKRGLTRDNVDSLGLLSQERAAAAWAEERFKRETYAVQVPTTEAEQAAGQGMWRLVDRDEGLRDTTMEGLGGLKPVMPTAIHTAGNSSQISDGACAIMWASKRMARALKLKPRARIVAQALVGSDPHFHLDGPVDATRAVLGKAGMSLKDIDIVEINEAFASVVLSWAQVFERDLDGLAKVNVNGGAIALGHPVGATGARLITTALHELERRDKEFALITMCAGGALATGTIIQRL; encoded by the coding sequence ATGGCCGCGGAACCCGTCATCGTCGAAGCCGTACGCACTCCCATCGGCAGGCGCTCAGGTGCGCTCGCCAATCTGCACCCCGCCTATCTGCTGGGTGAGACCTACCGTGAACTTCTCGGCCGGACCGGCATCCAGGCCGACTGCGTCGAACAGATCGTCGGCGGCACCGTCACCCACGCCGGCGAGCAGTCCATGAACCCCGCGCGCAACGCCTGGCTCACCGTGGGGCTCCCGTACGAGACCGCCGCGACGACCGTGGACTGCCAGTGCGGTTCCTCGCAGCAGGCCTCCCACATGGTCGCCAACATGATCGCGGCCGGGGTGATCGACGTCGGCATCAGCTGCGGGGTCGAGGCGATGTCACGGGTGCCGCTCGGCAGCGGCTCCAAGCACGGGCCGGGCAAGCCGTGGCCCGACGAGTGGAACGTCGACCTGCCCAACCAGTTCGAGGCCGCGGAGCGCATCGCCCGCAAGCGCGGCCTCACCCGCGACAACGTGGACTCGCTCGGCCTCCTCTCCCAGGAGCGAGCCGCCGCCGCCTGGGCGGAGGAGCGCTTCAAACGCGAGACCTACGCGGTCCAGGTGCCCACCACCGAGGCGGAACAGGCTGCCGGACAGGGCATGTGGCGGCTGGTCGACCGCGACGAGGGGCTGCGCGACACCACGATGGAGGGGCTCGGCGGGCTCAAGCCCGTGATGCCCACCGCCATCCACACCGCGGGCAACTCCTCGCAGATATCCGACGGCGCCTGCGCGATCATGTGGGCGTCCAAGCGCATGGCGCGGGCCCTCAAGCTCAAGCCGAGGGCCCGGATCGTGGCCCAGGCACTCGTCGGCTCCGACCCGCACTTCCACCTCGACGGCCCCGTGGACGCCACCCGCGCGGTGCTCGGCAAGGCCGGGATGTCGCTCAAGGACATCGACATCGTGGAGATCAACGAGGCCTTCGCCTCGGTCGTGCTGAGCTGGGCCCAGGTCTTCGAACGGGACCTCGACGGGCTCGCGAAGGTCAACGTGAACGGCGGCGCGATCGCGCTCGGCCACCCGGTCGGCGCCACCGGGGCCAGGCTGATCACCACGGCCCTGCACGAACTGGAGCGCAGGGACAAGGAGTTCGCTCTGATCACCATGTGCGCGGGCGGCGCGCTGGCCACCGGAACGATCATCCAGCGGCTGTAA
- a CDS encoding cytochrome P450, whose amino-acid sequence MPCPHLPEGFDFTDPDLLQSRVPHPEFALMRETSPVWWCTQPAGISGFDDEGYWVVSRHADVKYVSTHPELFSSNTNTAVIRFNETISRDQIDVQKLIMLNMDPPEHTRVRQIVQRGFTPRAVRSLEKALRSRARSIVETAQAGADDDGSFDFVNNIAVELPLQAIAELIGVPQEDRSRIFDWSNKMASYDDPEYAITEEIGAEAAMELVSYSMNLAAARKECPAKDIVSQLVAAEGEGNLLSDEFGFFVILLAVAGNETTRNAISHGMHAFLTHPEQWELYKRERPQTTAEEIVRWATPVVSFQRTATQDLELGGQQIKKGDRVGMFYSSANNDPEVFESPEKFDITRDPNPHLGFGGGGPHFCLGKSLAVMEIDLIFNAIADVLPDLRLVSDPRRLRSAWLNGIKQLQVTTSDA is encoded by the coding sequence ATGCCCTGCCCCCATCTGCCCGAAGGGTTCGACTTCACCGATCCCGACCTGCTCCAATCACGCGTTCCGCACCCGGAGTTCGCCCTGATGCGGGAGACCTCGCCGGTCTGGTGGTGCACCCAGCCCGCCGGCATCTCCGGCTTCGACGACGAGGGTTACTGGGTCGTCAGCCGGCACGCGGACGTCAAGTACGTATCGACACACCCCGAGCTGTTCTCGTCGAACACCAACACCGCGGTGATCCGGTTCAACGAGACGATCAGCCGCGACCAGATCGACGTCCAGAAGCTGATCATGCTGAACATGGACCCGCCCGAACACACCCGGGTCCGCCAGATCGTCCAGCGCGGTTTCACCCCGCGTGCCGTCCGCTCTCTCGAAAAGGCGCTGCGCAGCCGGGCCCGCTCGATCGTCGAGACGGCGCAGGCCGGGGCGGACGACGACGGCTCGTTCGACTTCGTCAACAACATCGCCGTCGAACTGCCGCTCCAGGCCATCGCCGAGCTGATCGGCGTACCGCAGGAGGACCGGAGCAGGATCTTCGACTGGTCCAACAAGATGGCCTCGTACGACGATCCGGAGTACGCGATCACCGAGGAGATCGGTGCCGAGGCGGCCATGGAGCTGGTCTCGTACTCCATGAACCTCGCGGCGGCGCGCAAGGAGTGCCCGGCCAAGGACATCGTCTCCCAGCTGGTCGCCGCGGAGGGCGAGGGCAACCTGCTGTCCGACGAGTTCGGCTTCTTCGTCATCCTGCTCGCCGTGGCCGGAAACGAGACCACCCGCAACGCCATCAGCCACGGCATGCACGCCTTCCTCACCCACCCCGAGCAGTGGGAGCTGTACAAGCGCGAGCGGCCGCAGACGACCGCGGAGGAGATCGTCCGCTGGGCGACCCCCGTGGTCTCCTTCCAGCGGACCGCCACCCAGGACCTCGAACTGGGCGGACAGCAGATCAAGAAGGGCGACCGGGTCGGGATGTTCTACTCCTCGGCCAATAACGACCCCGAGGTCTTCGAGAGCCCGGAGAAGTTCGACATCACCCGCGACCCGAATCCGCACCTCGGCTTCGGCGGCGGCGGTCCGCACTTCTGCCTGGGCAAGTCCCTCGCCGTCATGGAGATCGACCTGATCTTCAACGCCATCGCGGACGTGCTGCCGGACCTGCGGCTGGTGAGCGACCCGCGGCGGCTGCGCTCCGCCTGGCTCAACGGCATCAAGCAGCTCCAGGTGACCACCTCGGACGCCTGA